In bacterium, a single genomic region encodes these proteins:
- a CDS encoding site-2 protease family protein has product MEPEIKHRENIKDFDIQTDKLSFAINKHFANVKFIFRKGQFCFEFSHLLNDFDAVRKDFETENVYPFLRKEKEKNICILAKIQQIKPVKNNLLIFLFFLTFLTTTMAGYYFSYGLVEAGYLKNIWVGALSFSIGLLLILGSHELGHKIISIKNNVPANGPYFIPVPPFILPLGTLGAIIKIRSPMPDRNSQIRLGIAGPITGIFFSIIVLAIGLKLSFIATPALSGESIQFGESILLRFLQSIILKVPEGSSLYLHPLAFAGWVGLFITFLNLIPVGQLDGGHIARAILGSKNHQRLSLFTCGLMCAIGFLGFRGYSVWPGWLIWGLLGLFLSRGGNPGAMNELSPIGKQEKILALIALIIFTLTFMPNPIKIG; this is encoded by the coding sequence ATGGAGCCTGAAATAAAGCATCGCGAAAACATAAAAGATTTTGACATACAAACAGACAAGCTTTCTTTTGCAATAAATAAGCATTTTGCAAACGTTAAATTTATATTCCGAAAAGGGCAATTCTGTTTTGAATTTAGCCATCTACTTAACGATTTCGACGCCGTCAGAAAAGATTTTGAAACCGAAAATGTTTATCCTTTTTTAAGAAAAGAAAAAGAAAAAAATATTTGCATATTGGCCAAAATCCAGCAAATAAAACCCGTAAAAAATAACCTCCTTATCTTTCTTTTTTTTCTGACTTTTCTTACCACAACTATGGCGGGATACTATTTTTCTTACGGTTTGGTTGAAGCAGGATATCTGAAAAACATCTGGGTTGGAGCTTTATCTTTCTCCATAGGGCTTCTGTTAATTTTAGGAAGTCACGAATTAGGGCACAAAATCATATCAATCAAAAACAATGTTCCTGCTAATGGGCCATACTTCATCCCTGTGCCTCCGTTTATTCTTCCTCTGGGGACATTGGGAGCGATTATAAAAATCCGTTCGCCTATGCCAGATAGAAATTCACAGATTCGCCTCGGTATAGCAGGTCCTATTACGGGAATTTTCTTCAGCATAATCGTGCTTGCTATAGGTCTTAAACTTTCATTTATTGCAACCCCTGCCCTATCAGGAGAAAGCATTCAATTTGGTGAATCAATACTTTTGAGATTTTTACAGAGTATAATATTAAAAGTCCCGGAAGGTTCAAGTCTTTACCTGCATCCGCTTGCTTTTGCAGGCTGGGTAGGACTATTCATAACTTTCTTAAATTTAATTCCCGTAGGACAACTAGACGGGGGACATATAGCAAGAGCGATATTGGGAAGCAAAAATCATCAACGTTTATCTTTATTTACATGCGGACTTATGTGCGCGATAGGATTTTTAGGATTTAGAGGCTATTCTGTTTGGCCCGGATGGCTTATATGGGGACTACTCGGCTTGTTTCTTTCTCGCGGAGGCAACCCTGGCGCTATGAACGAACTATCGCCAATAGGCAAACAGGAAAAGATATTAGCTTTAATAGCACTTATTATCTTTACATTAACCTTCATGCCAAATCCGATAAAGATAGGATAA